From Paenibacillus graminis, a single genomic window includes:
- a CDS encoding 3' terminal RNA ribose 2'-O-methyltransferase Hen1, with product MHLIIRATGAGAGMLSRLLAKNPNNLYDRMEKEARVRIVFTASSEEEAEAVIYVTPDPVELVKGASSAHNDITQYINDREFVVSSLFCTYIRSALGTALNGKTKEAYLPWVERKLALELTFGPVASNLPDRTLEELFTALGYEVLVERGDAEYNFVLKSRSSVRYIRLKGMQTLQTALRQLFVLIPALDDYKHYYISDDEVDKIWRYGEGWLENHPQRGLILKRTLRFAGAIRQYDSLMKSSDHLEGTQAPDEASGGMAEEEALSPPVASAAAEADAAPKVRLNDLRYAAIADVVEQLSLRRSIVDFGSGEGKLSARLASVPGVREIKAVEPSATAQLRAIERFAKLEGKAGVPVPEPVTGSLFYYDESLRSKDVMILCEVIEHIDEYRLGRVMDTIFHEYAPGTLILTTPNKEYNEVYEMDQEEMRHGDHRFEWSREAFAAWCSRWTEAYNYSVRLSGIGEFAQDYGYPTQMAIFTKEDTL from the coding sequence ATGCATTTAATCATTAGAGCGACTGGCGCGGGTGCGGGCATGCTGTCCCGCCTGCTGGCCAAAAATCCCAATAACCTGTACGACCGGATGGAAAAAGAAGCCCGTGTACGCATCGTCTTCACCGCCTCTTCGGAGGAGGAAGCGGAAGCGGTCATTTATGTGACGCCTGACCCGGTTGAGCTGGTAAAAGGCGCTTCTTCGGCGCACAATGATATTACGCAGTATATCAATGACCGTGAATTTGTGGTGAGCAGCCTGTTCTGCACCTACATCCGTTCTGCACTCGGCACGGCGCTGAACGGTAAGACGAAGGAAGCTTATTTACCCTGGGTTGAGCGGAAGCTGGCCCTGGAGCTGACCTTTGGGCCTGTCGCATCGAATTTGCCGGACAGGACGCTGGAAGAGCTGTTCACCGCGCTGGGCTATGAGGTGCTGGTGGAGCGGGGCGATGCCGAATATAACTTTGTTCTGAAGAGCCGCAGCTCTGTCCGGTACATTAGGCTGAAGGGGATGCAGACGCTGCAAACGGCGCTCCGTCAGCTGTTCGTGCTGATTCCTGCACTGGATGACTACAAGCATTACTACATCAGCGATGATGAGGTGGACAAAATCTGGCGTTACGGGGAAGGCTGGCTGGAGAATCATCCGCAGCGCGGACTGATTCTGAAACGCACCCTGCGTTTTGCCGGGGCAATCCGGCAATATGACAGTCTGATGAAGAGTAGTGATCATCTGGAAGGGACTCAGGCGCCGGATGAAGCATCAGGAGGAATGGCTGAGGAGGAAGCCCTGTCCCCGCCGGTGGCGTCAGCCGCGGCCGAGGCTGACGCAGCACCAAAGGTCCGGCTGAATGATCTGCGTTATGCTGCGATCGCGGACGTGGTAGAGCAACTCTCGCTGAGGCGCAGCATCGTGGATTTCGGCTCCGGGGAAGGGAAACTGTCAGCGAGGCTTGCCAGTGTGCCGGGGGTCCGCGAGATTAAGGCGGTGGAGCCTTCCGCCACGGCACAGCTGCGGGCGATAGAGCGTTTCGCCAAGCTGGAAGGAAAGGCTGGTGTTCCTGTACCGGAGCCGGTGACGGGATCTCTGTTCTATTACGATGAATCACTGCGGAGCAAGGATGTGATGATTCTCTGCGAGGTGATTGAGCATATTGATGAATACCGGCTTGGCCGGGTGATGGATACGATTTTTCACGAATATGCCCCGGGGACGCTGATCCTTACTACACCGAACAAGGAATACAACGAAGTATATGAGATGGATCAGGAGGAAATGCGCCATGGCGACCACCGTTTTGAGTGGAGCCGGGAAGCTTTTGCCGCATGGTGCTCCCGCTGGACTGAGGCTTATAACTATTCCGTCCGGCTGAGCGGGATTGGAGAGTTCGCGCAGGATTATGGATATCCGACGCAGATGGCCATATTTACGAAGGAGGATACGTTGTAA
- a CDS encoding polynucleotide kinase-phosphatase, whose protein sequence is MTDRQEGQRVIPFPHGGIVVLVGPSNSGKTTLLRRLVQEGVLLQTEIISSDDYRTLVGDVEYIDWKGRPREEADILYNDYQLQSKLAFEAMNAVVSMRCRLGKLTVVDATHLQPEYRRKYIDLAAGHDLPCTAWILDLPEQTLLERDQSRDQPRGKQRVKQQFVQFKRSLCGLRDEGFDFTYMLKETESIQFIRKKNPLLAEIGAGVDVIGDIHGCYDEMLELLGQLGYAPDNAGLYRHPDGRTLVSVGDVMSRGPRSLDTMRFWKKHCDAGAARMIDSNHGWKIARYLSGRQVTLSHGDENIAAELAQVALEIGEGEADALREELKQFLLSAPSHLVLCREGVRRVVVAHAGIRDEYIGKQSKRIQDFCRYGDTDGTDATGAPVRKEWYVEHESGELIVWGHDPRPYPTVVKNTVNIDQGAVFGGSLTAYRYPEQKFVSIKAYQDYARDPDSPLIRWERGRFSPPNLRKLVEGYSVMTGTYGEISVRGESVKAAIDTVSHFTIPMEELVYIPPTMSPAPQVSADEAYLEHPREAIAYYRSQGVKTMVAEKKHMGSRAVLLLFRDEAAAVPYVGRPTLGTIYTRTGRAFFNKDTGPNVLSRLNSDLHQAGYWARHNTDLLLLDAEIIPWNLKARELIATQYAHVAEAAAMDRAQLLRKLREAEHAGRDVSGWVQEMEGKLKNARVFRDAFQQYCWDTSGLDGVRIAPFHTLAHSGQTFFDQSHLWHMEHGRELAGASPLFMETEYRTIASEADEAAVIRWWEELTEDGHEGIVIKPETFIVRSGKGLVQPALKVRGRKYLHIIYGIDYLQPDNLARLKLRKTGKKERHALMECALSVESVERFIRKEPLERMHECVLAALSLESDPVDPRL, encoded by the coding sequence ATGACTGACAGACAAGAAGGGCAGCGGGTGATTCCTTTTCCGCACGGAGGCATTGTTGTGCTCGTCGGGCCTTCGAACAGCGGCAAAACCACCCTGCTCCGCAGACTGGTGCAAGAAGGCGTACTGCTGCAGACGGAAATCATCTCTTCAGATGATTACCGGACACTGGTGGGGGATGTTGAATACATCGACTGGAAAGGACGTCCCCGGGAGGAAGCTGACATTTTGTACAACGATTATCAGCTCCAGTCTAAGCTGGCTTTTGAGGCGATGAATGCCGTGGTGTCGATGCGCTGCCGGCTGGGCAAGCTGACGGTGGTGGATGCCACACATCTGCAGCCCGAATACCGCAGGAAATATATCGACTTGGCAGCCGGGCATGATCTCCCCTGCACCGCCTGGATTCTGGATCTGCCGGAGCAGACCCTGTTAGAGCGGGATCAAAGCCGGGACCAGCCGCGCGGAAAGCAGCGTGTGAAGCAGCAGTTCGTCCAGTTCAAACGTTCGCTGTGCGGACTGCGTGATGAAGGCTTCGACTTCACTTATATGCTCAAAGAAACCGAGTCCATTCAATTTATCCGCAAAAAGAACCCGCTGCTCGCTGAAATTGGCGCAGGGGTGGATGTGATCGGCGACATTCACGGCTGTTATGACGAAATGCTGGAGCTGCTGGGACAGCTGGGTTATGCGCCGGATAATGCAGGACTTTACCGGCATCCGGACGGCAGAACGCTGGTCTCCGTGGGAGATGTGATGAGCCGTGGTCCGAGATCGCTGGATACCATGAGATTCTGGAAAAAACACTGCGATGCCGGGGCCGCCCGCATGATCGACAGCAACCACGGCTGGAAAATCGCCCGCTACCTCAGCGGCCGTCAGGTAACCCTGAGCCATGGCGATGAGAATATCGCTGCGGAGCTTGCGCAGGTTGCCCTTGAAATAGGCGAGGGGGAAGCGGATGCGCTAAGAGAGGAATTGAAGCAATTTCTGCTCTCCGCACCCAGCCATCTGGTGCTGTGCCGTGAGGGGGTTCGGCGTGTAGTTGTTGCCCATGCCGGAATACGGGATGAATATATCGGCAAGCAGTCTAAGCGGATACAGGACTTCTGCCGCTACGGCGATACGGATGGCACGGATGCCACAGGAGCACCTGTGCGTAAGGAGTGGTATGTAGAACATGAATCCGGGGAGCTTATTGTCTGGGGACATGATCCAAGGCCTTACCCGACAGTGGTGAAGAATACGGTAAATATTGATCAGGGTGCGGTTTTTGGCGGTTCCTTGACGGCCTATCGGTACCCGGAGCAGAAGTTTGTCAGCATCAAGGCTTATCAGGATTATGCCCGGGACCCGGACAGCCCGCTGATCCGCTGGGAACGGGGGAGATTCTCGCCGCCTAATCTGCGCAAGCTTGTGGAAGGGTATTCCGTCATGACAGGCACCTATGGCGAAATCTCTGTGCGCGGTGAATCTGTAAAAGCGGCGATAGACACGGTGTCCCATTTCACCATCCCTATGGAAGAGCTTGTCTACATTCCGCCCACAATGAGCCCGGCACCCCAGGTATCCGCCGATGAAGCTTATCTGGAGCATCCCCGTGAAGCAATTGCTTACTACCGTTCTCAGGGCGTTAAGACTATGGTGGCGGAGAAAAAACACATGGGCAGCCGCGCCGTTCTGCTGCTGTTCCGCGATGAGGCTGCTGCTGTGCCTTATGTGGGCCGTCCCACGCTGGGCACGATTTACACGCGTACCGGCCGGGCTTTCTTTAACAAAGATACCGGTCCTAATGTGCTGTCCCGGCTGAATTCGGATTTGCACCAAGCCGGTTACTGGGCCCGCCACAATACGGATCTGCTGCTGCTTGACGCTGAAATCATCCCGTGGAACCTGAAGGCGCGCGAGCTGATCGCCACCCAATACGCCCATGTCGCCGAAGCTGCGGCGATGGACCGCGCGCAGCTCCTGAGGAAGCTGCGCGAAGCGGAACATGCCGGACGCGATGTGTCAGGCTGGGTGCAGGAGATGGAGGGTAAGCTGAAGAACGCCCGCGTATTCCGTGATGCCTTTCAGCAGTACTGCTGGGACACGAGCGGCCTGGACGGCGTCCGGATTGCTCCGTTCCATACGCTGGCGCACAGCGGACAGACCTTTTTTGACCAGAGCCATCTTTGGCATATGGAGCATGGCCGCGAGCTGGCCGGGGCGTCGCCGCTTTTTATGGAGACGGAATACCGGACGATCGCCAGTGAAGCTGACGAAGCCGCTGTGATCCGCTGGTGGGAGGAGCTGACAGAGGACGGGCATGAAGGCATTGTGATCAAGCCGGAAACTTTCATTGTCCGCAGCGGTAAAGGGTTAGTCCAACCTGCGCTCAAAGTCAGGGGCCGCAAATACCTCCACATTATTTATGGGATTGACTATCTGCAGCCGGACAATCTGGCCCGGCTCAAACTGCGCAAAACCGGCAAAAAAGAGCGCCATGCCCTGATGGAATGTGCCTTGAGCGTAGAGTCGGTGGAACGTTTTATCCGCAAGGAGCCGCTGGAACGGATGCATGAATGCGTGCTTGCCGCCTTGTCTCTTGAATCCGATCCGGTCGATCCGCGGTTGTAG
- a CDS encoding RNA 2'-phosphotransferase encodes MLNHTAEVSLSKFMTKLLRHTPAEYGLLLDPEDGSCLLEDLQRVIHAAPKWAGITEEDIRQVVRNSEKQRFAIEEDRIKARYGHSHAKLAYEPGVPPEVLYHGTHQAALPSIFKEGLLPMGRQYVHLSEGLHFASLAGSRRGKLILLAVDTVKAVHLGVTFYYAGNEVWLSEPVPPACIALREEP; translated from the coding sequence ATGTTAAATCATACCGCTGAGGTTTCGCTCAGCAAATTTATGACCAAGCTGCTCCGGCATACACCGGCAGAGTATGGATTGCTCCTTGATCCTGAGGATGGCTCCTGTCTGCTGGAGGATCTGCAGCGTGTCATCCATGCTGCCCCAAAATGGGCAGGGATCACCGAAGAGGATATCCGCCAGGTCGTCCGGAACAGTGAGAAACAGCGCTTCGCCATAGAGGAGGACCGCATCAAAGCGAGGTATGGCCATAGTCATGCCAAGCTTGCATATGAGCCGGGAGTCCCGCCGGAGGTTCTATATCATGGGACGCATCAGGCTGCGCTGCCTTCGATCTTTAAGGAAGGGCTGCTCCCCATGGGAAGGCAGTATGTACATTTATCAGAAGGGCTCCATTTTGCCAGCCTCGCCGGGAGCCGCAGGGGCAAGCTGATTCTGCTGGCCGTGGATACGGTTAAGGCAGTACATTTGGGAGTAACCTTCTATTATGCAGGCAATGAAGTGTGGTTGTCAGAGCCGGTTCCACCTGCTTGTATTGCGTTGCGGGAAGAGCCGTAG
- a CDS encoding mismatch-specific DNA-glycosylase: MDEVPDHLDHGLQIVFIGFNPSLRSGEVGHHYANPRNNFWRILERSGLTPRLYDASEDGELLRLGMGFTNIVARPTRGAEDITRQEYAEGRQILREKLARYRPAIACFVGKGVYTEFSRRPKADWGFQDGQPPIVDGVREFVAPSSSGLVRMPLLEIVAIYRRLYDYIQEGP, from the coding sequence ATGGATGAAGTGCCGGATCACTTGGACCACGGCTTGCAGATTGTTTTTATCGGGTTCAATCCCAGCCTCCGTTCGGGGGAAGTAGGGCATCATTACGCTAATCCGCGCAATAATTTCTGGCGCATTCTGGAGCGCTCCGGCCTGACGCCCCGTCTCTATGATGCTTCAGAGGACGGGGAACTGCTCCGGCTGGGCATGGGCTTCACCAACATCGTCGCCCGCCCGACGCGTGGTGCGGAAGATATTACCCGGCAGGAGTATGCCGAGGGCCGGCAGATTCTCCGGGAGAAGCTTGCCCGCTACCGGCCGGCGATCGCCTGCTTTGTCGGCAAAGGCGTCTATACGGAATTCAGCCGCCGCCCGAAGGCGGACTGGGGCTTCCAGGATGGCCAGCCTCCCATCGTGGACGGTGTGCGGGAGTTCGTCGCCCCCTCGTCCAGCGGTCTGGTCCGTATGCCCCTGCTGGAGATCGTAGCCATTTACCGCAGGTTGTACGATTATATTCAGGAGGGGCCCTGA
- a CDS encoding IS3 family transposase: MTGKGAANCRRRRGARHRKKSCAHLQQTKELRFQFIEDHRSEFRMEKMCSVFEVSRSGYYKWRSATSSPQAERKALVLRRIIYHFKDNRQRYGSPKITELLLKEGFTISERTVGKYMRELGLRSCVAKRFRVKTTDSNHNLPIAPNLLNQKFATAEPNKVWVTDITYIPCRQGRLYLASVLDLCTREIVGWRLEERMTTDLVLGALDDAYKAKRPPKGLIHHSDRGSQYASADYRKRLKKYHMKASMSRKGNCYDNACIESFHSVLKKEFVYCTKFKTKQHAQDEMFQYIEFFYNRKRIHSALGYVSPAQFAAKFKKRKTA, encoded by the coding sequence ATTACAGGCAAGGGCGCAGCGAATTGCAGACGTCGAAGAGGAGCTCGTCATCGTAAAAAAAGCTGTGCACATCTTCAGCAAACCAAAGAACTGAGATTTCAGTTCATCGAAGATCATCGCTCCGAGTTTCGAATGGAGAAGATGTGCAGCGTTTTTGAAGTGTCCCGGAGCGGGTATTACAAATGGCGAAGCGCTACCTCGAGCCCTCAAGCCGAGCGTAAGGCGCTGGTGCTCCGGCGGATCATCTATCATTTCAAGGACAACAGACAACGTTATGGTAGCCCCAAAATTACCGAGCTTTTGCTGAAAGAAGGGTTCACCATTAGCGAGCGGACGGTAGGAAAATACATGCGAGAGCTCGGATTACGTTCCTGTGTAGCCAAGCGGTTTCGTGTAAAAACGACGGATTCCAATCACAATTTGCCCATTGCTCCCAATCTGCTGAATCAAAAATTTGCGACGGCCGAGCCTAACAAAGTCTGGGTCACAGACATTACCTACATTCCCTGCCGGCAAGGTAGGCTGTACCTGGCCAGTGTGCTCGACCTCTGCACGAGAGAAATTGTCGGCTGGAGACTGGAGGAACGAATGACGACGGATCTGGTACTGGGCGCACTGGACGACGCCTACAAGGCCAAGCGGCCCCCAAAGGGACTCATCCATCACTCCGATCGGGGATCACAGTACGCCTCTGCCGATTACCGTAAACGTCTAAAAAAATATCACATGAAGGCGAGCATGAGCCGTAAGGGAAATTGCTATGATAATGCCTGCATCGAATCCTTTCATAGCGTACTCAAGAAAGAGTTTGTTTATTGCACCAAGTTCAAAACGAAGCAGCACGCGCAGGACGAGATGTTCCAGTACATTGAATTTTTTTATAATCGCAAGCGAATCCACAGTGCGCTGGGTTATGTTTCCCCTGCCCAATTTGCAGCGAAGTTCAAGAAGAGAAAGACTGCCTAA
- a CDS encoding transposase — protein MGEQRQRYNEKFKREAVKYIQEQTKTVTEIGEELGISPGVLHNWLAKYREFGNEPVNSAEKVRELEQRLAEQEKELQARAQRIADVEEELVIVKKAVHIFSKPKN, from the coding sequence ATGGGTGAACAACGGCAACGGTATAATGAAAAATTTAAAAGAGAAGCGGTCAAGTACATTCAGGAACAGACGAAGACGGTGACGGAGATTGGGGAGGAGCTGGGCATCTCCCCTGGCGTACTGCACAACTGGCTGGCAAAGTATCGGGAGTTCGGGAATGAACCTGTAAACAGTGCGGAAAAGGTTCGCGAACTTGAGCAGCGACTGGCGGAACAAGAAAAAGAATTACAGGCAAGGGCGCAGCGAATTGCAGACGTCGAAGAGGAGCTCGTCATCGTAAAAAAAGCTGTGCACATCTTCAGCAAACCAAAGAACTGA
- a CDS encoding MraY family glycosyltransferase: protein MAVIVIFYVLAFLVSFCIVYLLIPPLGRLAFRLDFVDKPRQDVERKIHREPIPLTASYAIFIGFFITYLLFTRDLSLGTLALFIGGVLLLTIGTVDDWYKTKGKDFPALPKFIVQIAAAILVFLSGNAFTGFFNPFSGDYISLPVILQFVLTILWIFGVTTVINFSDGMDGLAGGLTAISAVTLFVVALAKGQSASAMMAITLVGVTIAYLRYNKAPAKIFMGDAGATFLGYILAVIALDGAFKQATVLSLFIPILALGVPIFDNLFVVIKRFVQGKSIYQADATQVHYRLLKAGLNQKQVVAVLYLASVCLSLSSIILLLIQI from the coding sequence ATGGCGGTGATTGTCATTTTTTATGTTCTAGCGTTTCTGGTATCCTTTTGCATCGTCTATTTGCTGATTCCTCCGCTTGGCAGGCTCGCATTCCGGCTTGATTTTGTGGACAAGCCCCGGCAGGATGTGGAGCGCAAAATACATAGGGAGCCCATTCCGCTGACAGCCAGCTATGCTATATTCATCGGTTTTTTTATTACATATTTGCTGTTCACCCGCGATCTCTCGCTGGGTACTCTCGCTCTATTCATTGGCGGTGTGCTCCTGCTGACCATAGGCACGGTCGATGACTGGTACAAAACCAAAGGCAAGGACTTCCCGGCGCTGCCGAAGTTCATCGTTCAGATCGCAGCGGCGATTCTGGTCTTTCTGTCTGGGAATGCCTTCACCGGATTCTTCAACCCCTTCTCCGGCGATTATATCTCGCTGCCGGTGATCCTGCAATTTGTACTAACTATTCTGTGGATCTTCGGTGTGACTACCGTGATTAATTTCTCGGACGGTATGGATGGTCTGGCCGGCGGTCTTACGGCTATCTCCGCAGTGACGCTGTTCGTGGTTGCTTTGGCGAAGGGCCAATCCGCCTCGGCTATGATGGCGATCACTCTGGTGGGCGTCACTATTGCCTACCTGCGGTACAACAAAGCTCCGGCCAAAATCTTTATGGGGGACGCAGGGGCCACTTTTCTCGGCTACATCCTGGCCGTAATCGCGCTGGACGGGGCGTTCAAGCAGGCGACGGTCCTGTCCCTGTTCATCCCGATTCTCGCGCTCGGCGTGCCGATCTTCGACAATTTGTTTGTCGTCATCAAACGGTTTGTGCAAGGCAAGTCCATTTATCAGGCTGATGCGACCCAGGTCCATTACCGCCTGCTCAAAGCCGGCCTAAACCAAAAGCAGGTCGTTGCCGTGCTGTATCTGGCCAGCGTGTGCCTGTCACTGTCTTCCATTATCCTGCTGCTGATTCAGATCTGA
- a CDS encoding YjjG family noncanonical pyrimidine nucleotidase, whose translation MKYEVILFDADDTLFDYGMAESRALYNAFAHFGLPTGAGDYAASYKEINAALWRDLEQGRTTSAVLRVERFNRLFAAHKLQLSPEAFSEAYLKFLGEGTYLIQGAVELCQELAGCRLAIITNGIKDVQLSRIQGSPLSGTFEQIIISEETGYQKPERGIFDYAFAKLGSSDRSKVLIVGDSLTSDIQGGMNYGIDTCWFNPLGKEGVPGIHPTYEIRELSGLLEIIR comes from the coding sequence ATGAAATATGAGGTTATTTTATTTGATGCCGATGATACCTTGTTTGACTATGGGATGGCTGAGAGCAGGGCGCTGTATAATGCTTTTGCCCATTTTGGCCTGCCGACGGGTGCTGGGGATTATGCTGCGAGCTACAAAGAAATCAACGCTGCACTGTGGAGGGATTTGGAACAGGGACGGACCACCTCTGCTGTGCTGCGGGTTGAACGGTTCAACCGGCTGTTTGCCGCGCATAAGCTGCAATTGAGCCCTGAGGCGTTTAGTGAAGCATATTTGAAGTTTCTGGGGGAAGGAACGTACCTTATACAGGGAGCGGTAGAGCTGTGTCAGGAGCTGGCCGGGTGCAGGCTTGCAATTATCACCAACGGAATCAAGGATGTGCAGCTATCCAGAATTCAGGGCTCACCGCTGAGCGGTACCTTTGAGCAGATCATTATTTCCGAGGAGACCGGGTACCAGAAGCCGGAGAGGGGGATTTTCGATTATGCTTTTGCCAAGCTGGGGAGCTCTGACCGGAGCAAAGTGCTGATCGTCGGCGATTCGCTGACTTCTGATATCCAGGGGGGGATGAATTACGGAATCGATACCTGCTGGTTCAACCCGCTGGGTAAGGAAGGCGTCCCGGGCATTCATCCGACCTATGAGATCCGGGAGCTGTCCGGGCTTCTGGAAATTATCCGCTAA